In the genome of Candidatus Cloacimonadota bacterium, the window ATGGCTTTTCCGGGTTCGCCCAGATTGTGGGTGTTTTTGTTGGGGGTGAATTTCACGCTTCCGCCGCTGATGGAATAGTTCAGCCTGCCACCGGGGCTGGTGTTGGGTTTGCCAAAAGGTATGCCCTTGAGAGGGTTGAGCGGATTTGTGGGAAGTGAGGCCTGGGCTTTTGTTTGGCCGTCCTTGGGCTGGGGAAGGTCGATGAGGTCACTTTGCCCCGTGGTTTGAGGAATGGCTTTACTGTTTGATTTTTCAGCCGGGCTTGTTTTGGCAGTGGTTGAAGTTTTGGCTTTTTCAGGTTGAGCCTGGGTTTGGATGCCTTGGGGAACGGGTTGAATGGCGCCAGGGCCAATATCATCGCTGACGGGTTCAAATTCCGTGAGAGGGTCGCCCAACATGATTTCATGCCAGCGAGGCGCCACCATGGGTCGGATTACATAAAAAATCATAAAAATCAACAGCAGCGCATGCAAACCCAGTGAAATCACCAGGGATTGATAGCGGCCGCTGCGGATTTTGGAAATCATTTGTTAACTGGCTCCGTTGCCACGAAAATGCGTTCAAACCCAGCTTCTCGAATGATGTCCATCAAACTGACGATGTTCTGTAGAGGAGTATCCTTCTGAGCGGAAAGTCGCACAACTTGGTCGCTGCTCTTAAACTGGTTTTTGAGAGCTTCACCCAGGGTTTGAATCGTGTAGCTGCCATCCATAAAGTCGATGCGGTTATCGTTTTGATATTGCACATGAAGGACTTGCGGGGTTTGTCTTTGCTGGGAAGTGGAGCCCGGCAGCTTGAAAGGCAGCCCGGTTTGGGCGGCGAAATTTGAGGCTATCAACAAAAAGATTAAAAGCAGGAAAATCACGTCTGTCATGGAGATGAGCACCGTGCTGCTTATCTTTTTGCCGGAGATGCCCAGTTTCATTTTTCCTCTGCCTCGCGCGCTTTTTGGAAGCGGATTTGGTGTTCAATGCCCTGATGCTGCATATCTTTGGCGATGTTTTCCATGTGTTGGATGAGGTCGTTATGGAAAATGATGGCGGGAATGCCCACAACCAGACCGCCCACAGTTGTCAAAAGCGCCTGCCAGATGCCTCCTGCCAGGATGTTGATGTCCACGCTGTTTTGACCCTGACCCTGAATGTTCATGAAAACGCTGACCATGCCGGTGACGGTTCCCAAAAAGCCCACCAGCGGCGCGATGGCGGAAAGAGTCGCCAGCCAGCCCATGCCTTTTTCCAGCTTGCCCAGTTCCATGTTCGCAGTGGATTCCATGCTGTTTTCAATCATGCGAGCGTCATCGGTTTGGGCGTTGTAGAGTTTATCCAACATCATGCCCAGAGGGCTGTTGAGCCCGTGGATGCGAAGCACGGCACGGATATTATCCAGTTTTTCCTGTTGGGAAAGATAATATTGCAGCTTTTCATTGGCTTTTTTCACCCGGGTAACCTGGCGGTATTTTTCCACCACGATTGCCACCACAGCGATGGAAATAATCACCAGCACATACATTAGCATGCCGCCACGAAGAAGAAGGTTCATTATCGACATTCGACCCCCGTTTCAAATTTTAACAAGGCGGGAGGCTTGTTTTCTCCCGCCTTGCATAATGGGTTGTTTTATTTCCTTTTTCGGATTAACCGTGCTGCTTCTGGAATTCACGCATGAATTCGCCCAAAGCGTGCGCAGCGGGAAGAGGCAGCGCGTTGTAGATGCTGGCTCTGCAGCCGCCAACGTTGCGGTGTCCCTTCAATCCAATCATGCCGTTCTTTTTGGCTTCAGAGATGAAGAGGGCTTCCTGTTCTTCAGTGCCGAGGCGGAAAGTGACGTTCATCAATGAGCGGTCTTCCTTGTCCACGGTGCCTTTGTAGAATCCACCGGAGGCGTCGATTGCGTCATAGATGTAGGCAGCCTTCACCTTGTTGTTTTCGTGGATTTTTTCCAAGCCGCCAAAGTCTTCAATCCATTTCATCACCAGACCAATCATGTAGATGGTGAAAGTGGCGGGAGTGTTGAACATGGAGCCATTTTTGGCCATCAGTTTGTAATCCAGCATTGAAGGCATGCCCGGCAGGGCTTGTTCCAGCAGGCTTTTCTTGATGAGGATGACAGCGGTTCCAGCGGGACCAACGTTTTTCTGGGCGCCGGCATAAATCATGTCATACTTTTGCACGTCGATGGGTTTGCTCATAAAGTTTGAGCTCATGTCCGCGATAAGCGGAATGCCAGCGGGAACATCCGGGTCGGTTTTCCATTCGGTTCCATAAATGGTGTTGTTGGGGGTGATATGCAGGTAGGCAGGATTTGCCGAAAGTTCCCAGGTTTTGGGAATGTAGGCAAAATTGCGGTCTTCACTGGTGGCAGCCACGTGCACGGTTTTGCCGATGTTTTTGGCTTCCGCGATGGCTTTTTTGGACCACACGCCGGTGTTAATGATGTTGATTTCTTTTCCTTCAAAACCGAAGTTCATGGGCACCATCAAAAACTGCATGCTGGCGCCGCCCTGCAGAAACAGGATTTCGTATTCGTCGCCAAGATTGTAGATGCGCTTTGCGCTTGCGATGGTTTCATCGATGATGGCTTGATATTCCTTGCTGCGATGGCTCATTTCCATCACTGAAAGGCCCATGCCTTTGTAATTAAACAGGTCGGCTTGCGCTTCTCGGAGCACTTCCTCGGGAAGCACGGTGGGGCCAGCGTTGAATATATGAACGCGTTCCATATTTTTCCTCCTGGAACAGATATTTTTTGTTAAATGCTATGCTTTCTGAACCCCGGTTTTTAGGCAAGCTTTTTTTTGATGCCCAAGAAATCTATTGACTGTTTAGTGCCTGTTCACAATTTGAATCTCCGGTGAAACCCTATGATACATAATCTCTTACACAACACTAAAATAGTTCTGGCGTCTGCCAGCCCCAGACGCAAAAGCCTGCTGAATATGCTGGGCTTGAACCCGCTGGTTTTTCCCGCTGATGTGGATGAAAGCCTGAATCGGAAACGCCCGCATCTGCAAGCGATGCGCAACGCGAAAAACAAGGCTCTCCACGTGGCAAATCACATGGATTCCGACAGCCTGATTATCGGCGCGGATACCATCGTGGTTTTGGATGGTCAAGTTTTGGGAAAACCTTCCGGACCTGCGCAGGCAAAACAATATCTCGCACAGCTTTCCGGCCAGACCCATGCCGTTTACACAGGGCTCTGTCTCTGCCGTTCAAAGCAGTGTGTGAGCGGTTATGAGCGCAGTTTGGTGGAGTTTGCCCCTCTTTCGGAAACCGAGATTGAAGCTTACGTGGAAACCAAAGAACCGATGGATAAAGCCGGCGCTTACGGTATCCAAGGCTTCGGCTCCCAATTCATCAAACGCATCAACGGCTGCTATTTTAATGTGATGGGTTTTCCCATCCATCTGTTTTACAATATGTTAAAAGATATTTTCGAAGGAAACGCTTTGGATAAATAAGCTTATTGGATTGATATGAAATACTTTCACAATGCCAAATTCTATCTTGAGAACGCTTTTGACCCAGATGTGATTGGCCTGCTTGTGGCTGAGGGAAAAATCGCGCGTATAGTTCGCGAAGGGGATAAAATCGATTCCGCGTGGGAAAAGATTGACCTCAAGGCTGGATTCGCCTGGCCGGGATTCATTGACGCCCACACACACAGCTTTTCCGGCGGACTTTACGAAGACGGAATCGACCTTTCCCAATGCTCTGGCATCGACGAAGTTCTGTCCCTGATTTTTGCCGCCTCGAAAAAGGATTCCGAACTGGTGATAGGCTGGCGTTTCGACGAAACCCTCATCCCCGAAAAACGCTTTCCCACACTGAAAGAATTGGACGCCGTTTGCCCCAATTCCAGGCTGCTTTTACGCCGCGTGGATGGCCACAGTTGCGTATTGAATTCAAAAGCCCGCGCTGCCATCCCCGGCCTAAACAGCCAGGACGAGGTGCTCACAGGACCCGAAAACGACCTTGCTGTAAACTGGCTCCAGGATAACTGCAGCGAGGAAACCATCCTCAAAGCCTACCACAACGCCGCTCAAAAGGCTTTGCAAGGTGGTTTTGTGACCCTTCACACCATGATTGGCGACGCGGATATGAGCAACCAGCATTACGCCGTCATTCGCGACAGGCTTTCGGAATTTGACATCGGTTTCGTGCTTTATCCACAAAGCTTTAACATCGATTCCGCGCTGGAATTGGGCGCCACCAGAATTGGAGGCTGCATTTTGGCTGACGGTTCCATCGGTTCCCGCAGCGCGGCTCTCAGCCAGCCTTACGCGGATTCACCCACCCATGGAAGGCTTTATCAGAGCGACAAATTCTGGCAGGATTTCATCTTCAAAGCCCACCAAAAAGGGCTCCAAATCTGTGTTCATTGCATTGGCGACGCTGCCATCAATCAGATAAACTCCGCCTACGCCGCTCTCGAAAGCAGTGAAGTGCGTGAATTGCGCCACCAACTAATCCACTGCGAACTTTGCCCCGACCCGCTTTTGGATGCAATTGCCGCCTCCGGGGCTGTCCCCGTGATGCAGCCTGCTTTTGACCTCCTTTGGGGCGGCCCGGCTGGTCTTTACGAACAACGTCTGGGAGAGCGCCACCGCCTCATGAACCGCTTTGTAAGCTTTGCGCAGAGAGGCGTAAAGACATGTTCTTCAAGCGATTGGTATGTCACAGATTTGAACATCGCCATGTCTTTACACGCGCTCATCAATCACCATGAACCTACCGAAAGGCTTTCACCGCAACAGGCCATCCGCAGCTACACTGAAAACAACGCCTGGCTTTCCCACGAGGAAAAACTCCGCGGAAGCCTGCGCGAAGGAATGATTGCCGATATCAGCGTTACAGACACGGATTTCACCCAGCCTTTTGATTGGCAACAGGCTCGCGTCACCCATGTTATACGCTCTGGAAATACAGTTTATGAAGATTAAAGCTCCACTTTTCAATCCCAAACAGCTTCAGCGCATCATTGCCGCTGAACTTGCGGAACACCCAAAAACCCATTACACAGACATTTACAAGCTAATCCACCAAGCCAGTTTCGGGCCCAGCCACTTGGAAGACAGCCTGGAAGCCATCGAAGCCGGAATTTGGGACGAGCTTAAAACAGTGCGAAGCTGTGCCGGGAAAACACATCAGGACATAGGTTTGGGCAGGGGTTTCATGCGTCTGAACTTTTTCGCGCTTTCCAGGTTGCCGTCGTTGGATATCAGCCAAACGAACACCCTGCGGGACCAGCTTGTACGCGACGCGCTGACCCGTGTAAACCCAAGCTATGTAAAACTTTTCGCCCAGGCCGTTCACGCTTCCCGTTTGCCAGAACCCATCGACCCCGAAGAATGGCTTGACATCTGGAAAACAGCCGTGCCCATTGTTATGAGTTTCATTTTCCCCACCCTTTCTGAACGCGCCCGTGTTGATTATTGCCTCGCCAGCGGAACTTTACCTTCCCACAGCGAGGATTACAAATACCTTTATAAACCCCATTACCGGGTGATTCACATTAAAAATCGCCCCAAATTCAAAGCCTGAGGACAGCCCATGAACCCCATCAGAGTACGTTTCGCGCCCAGCCCCACCGGCTATCTCCACATCGGCGGCTTGCGCACCGCCCTTTACGATTTTCTTTTTGCCCGCCACAACGGTGGCAGCTTCATTCTTCGCATCGAAGACACCGACCGCTCCCGATATGTGGAAGGCGCGGTGGAAAACCTCATCGATTCCTTGCGCAGCCTGGACCTTCAAATTGATGAAGGACCCGGAATTGGCGGTGATTTTGGCCCCTACGTGCAAAGTGAGCGTTTGGAACTCTATCAGCGTGAAATCACACGTCTGTTGGATTCTGGCCATGCCTACCATTGCTTTTGCTCCTCTGAAACTTTGGCCCAAATGCGGGAGGAACAACAAAAAAGAGGCGAATTCGTGAAATATGACCGCCGCTGCCTCGCTCTTTCCAAAGAGGAAGTGGATGAAAAACTCCGGCTGGGACTGCCTCACGTGGTTCGCCTTAAAATGCCGGACAACCACGTTTTTCGCTTCAATGACATCATCCGCGGAGACGTTGAAATGGACGCCTCCCAGTCCGACGACCAGGTTTTGCTGAAATCCGATGGATTCCCAACCTATCATCTCGCTGCTGTTGTGGATGACCACTATATGAAAATCTCCCACGTCATCCGCGGCGAGGAATGGCTTTCCAGCACCCCAAAACACATCTGGCTTTATGAATGTCTGGGCTGGGAAGCTCCGCTCTGGGTGCATCTTCCGCTCATTTTGAACCCTGACCGCAGCAAGCTTTCGAAGCGCATGAACGATGTTTCCGTGGAAAGCTACCTCCAAAAAGGTTACCTCAAGGAAGCTCTGCTCAATTTTGTTGCCCTGCTGGGCTGGCACAGCGCGGACGACCGTGAAACTTACAGCCTCCAGGAGCTTTCCCGCGAATTCACCCTGGAGCGGGTCAGCAAATCCGGCGCGGTGTTCGACCTCACCAAACTCGATTGGATGAATGCCTGGTATCTGCGCAACATGCCGCTCACAGAGCTGGTGACCCGCTGTTTACCCTGGTTTGAAAAAGCGGGAATGCCCGATATCGAACGCGCCAAACTTTTCCTCATTGTGGCGGCAGCGCGGGAACGCTGCACCCTGCTTCCCGAAATCCCGGAATACGCAAAAATGTTCGTTTCACCTCAGCCTCTGCCTGCTGAAGACCTTGAAATCCTGAAAACTGAGGATTCCAAACGCGTTCTGGACTGGTTTCTCGCAAATCTGCCCGAAAGCGACACTCTGGCTGAAGATGAGCTTAACAGTATCGTGAAATTGGGCATGGAAAAACTGGGCTTGAAAGGCAAGGCATACTACACGCCTCTGCGCCTGGCGCTCATTCATCAAAAACATGGACCCGACCTTCCCACAACCTTTGCCATCCTTGGGTTGGAGGAAGCTCGCAAGCGTCTTAAAAACGCCCTGGAGAATTGATGAAAACCCGCCTCTTCACCCTGTTCCTGATTCTCTTTGCAGCGCCGTTTCTGAACGCCTTTCCCCGCCAACACGTGGTTGTGGAGCTTTTCACCGCCACAAGCTGCACTGGCTGTCCCGGTGCGGCCTGGGCAGTGGATGACCTCATGGAAAACGGACATCCTGTGGCACCGGTGAAACTTCATGTGCGCGATGGTTTTCAAAGCCCCACAAACGATGAACGTTACGACTATTATGAAGTTTCTGGAACTCCCACCGCCTTTTTCGACGGTCTCAATCCAATCAACATATCGTCTTCAGGGATTTCCCTCTATCCGGAATTTCTCTACAATGTTAATTCCCGCCTGTTGGTTCCTTCACATTACAGTCTCGCCGCTTTAGGCGAGGTTGAAGACAATATTTGCAGCTTCAGCGTCCAGATTGTAAAGGAAGAGCCCGATGTCAATTCCAACGTTGTGCTCCATCTTTCGCTGACGGAAACAGCAATTCCCTTCTATTGGGGGCCAGACCAAACCGAGGTCAATTTTGTGAGCCGCATGATGGTTCCAGGCCATCAGGGCACCCCGGTCGCGGTGGAAAACCTCGCTGTGGGTGAAAGCATGCAAAAACATTATTCCATTGAATTGAAAGAGGAATGGAACCAGGAAAACATGGCGGTGGTCGTTTGGCTGCAAAACGTTGATACAAAAGAGATTCTCCAAGGAGCCAGATTCACCTTGAATGAACTTTCCCAGCTCAAGACCCCAAAACCCACTGCCAGCCTGCAAAATGGAGAGCTGCGGCTCCACTGGGCTCCCGTGCCTTTTGCCACATCCTACGCCATCTGGCAAAGCGATAACCCGGAAGGACCCTTCACAAATTCCATTTGGGTGACCGACCCCATCTATGGAGAACGGATGGGCGATTTTCCCCGCAAATTCTTTCGTATTCAGGCACTTCGCGACGAACCAGATAATTAAATTTCAGGTTTGGGAAACAGGATTCCCGTTTGAAAAACCCTTCCTTATATAGAACGAGTCTGTTGTTTTTTGAGTCCCAAAGCCTTAAACCTTTGTGTCGCTTAACTTTGCTTTTAAAACATAAGGGTGACATAAGGCGGCGACCAAGAAGAACGGCAAAAATGGTGGAATATCCGAGCTTCCATCCCGTCAAAAATAGTGCTTGACAGGCAACGCCCCTTTTGGGATTTGGTTCAAACACGTAAGTGCTGAAGTGGTGAAATTGGTATACACGCTAGTTTCAGGGACTAGTGAGCAATGAGCTCATGGGGGTTCGAGTCCCCCCTTCAGCACCATTTTTTTATCCCCTCTTTTTTAAAAACTCCATCTCTCCCTTCAATTTTGGACTGTATTTCCGCCTCTTTTTCCACTTGGATAAAAAATAAAGATTGACGCAATCACCAAAGCCCCAAATTTTTGTTCAAATGTATAAAACATCGAGCAAAACACGAAATAAAAACACAGGGAGCAGCGGGAGCAAGCTCCAAGGAGTATGGCAATGACACAGAAGATTTACGTTTTGGACACCAACGTCCTCATCCACAATCCGCAGTCGCTTTTTTCTTTTGCGGACAACCGCGTGGTAATTCCCATTGTTGCCATAGAGGAAATCGACCAATTTAAAAAAGGCGTGGACGAAAAGAGCCGCAACGCGCGCCAAATCGGAAGATATTTGGATGCCCTGCGCTCGCGGGGCAGCCTTCAGGAAGGCGTGATAATGGATAACGGCGGCATCCTTCAGGTTTCGGTGAATAAAGACGTGACAAACACCGCTTCCAAGCTGTTGTTTTTGGACCGCATCGACAACCTCATCATCGGAACCGCGCTCTGGT includes:
- a CDS encoding MotA/TolQ/ExbB proton channel family protein — its product is MYVLVIISIAVVAIVVEKYRQVTRVKKANEKLQYYLSQQEKLDNIRAVLRIHGLNSPLGMMLDKLYNAQTDDARMIENSMESTANMELGKLEKGMGWLATLSAIAPLVGFLGTVTGMVSVFMNIQGQGQNSVDINILAGGIWQALLTTVGGLVVGIPAIIFHNDLIQHMENIAKDMQHQGIEHQIRFQKAREAEEK
- the serC gene encoding 3-phosphoserine/phosphohydroxythreonine transaminase, producing the protein MERVHIFNAGPTVLPEEVLREAQADLFNYKGMGLSVMEMSHRSKEYQAIIDETIASAKRIYNLGDEYEILFLQGGASMQFLMVPMNFGFEGKEINIINTGVWSKKAIAEAKNIGKTVHVAATSEDRNFAYIPKTWELSANPAYLHITPNNTIYGTEWKTDPDVPAGIPLIADMSSNFMSKPIDVQKYDMIYAGAQKNVGPAGTAVILIKKSLLEQALPGMPSMLDYKLMAKNGSMFNTPATFTIYMIGLVMKWIEDFGGLEKIHENNKVKAAYIYDAIDASGGFYKGTVDKEDRSLMNVTFRLGTEEQEALFISEAKKNGMIGLKGHRNVGGCRASIYNALPLPAAHALGEFMREFQKQHG
- the maf gene encoding septum formation protein Maf gives rise to the protein MIHNLLHNTKIVLASASPRRKSLLNMLGLNPLVFPADVDESLNRKRPHLQAMRNAKNKALHVANHMDSDSLIIGADTIVVLDGQVLGKPSGPAQAKQYLAQLSGQTHAVYTGLCLCRSKQCVSGYERSLVEFAPLSETEIEAYVETKEPMDKAGAYGIQGFGSQFIKRINGCYFNVMGFPIHLFYNMLKDIFEGNALDK
- a CDS encoding amidohydrolase family protein, with amino-acid sequence MKYFHNAKFYLENAFDPDVIGLLVAEGKIARIVREGDKIDSAWEKIDLKAGFAWPGFIDAHTHSFSGGLYEDGIDLSQCSGIDEVLSLIFAASKKDSELVIGWRFDETLIPEKRFPTLKELDAVCPNSRLLLRRVDGHSCVLNSKARAAIPGLNSQDEVLTGPENDLAVNWLQDNCSEETILKAYHNAAQKALQGGFVTLHTMIGDADMSNQHYAVIRDRLSEFDIGFVLYPQSFNIDSALELGATRIGGCILADGSIGSRSAALSQPYADSPTHGRLYQSDKFWQDFIFKAHQKGLQICVHCIGDAAINQINSAYAALESSEVRELRHQLIHCELCPDPLLDAIAASGAVPVMQPAFDLLWGGPAGLYEQRLGERHRLMNRFVSFAQRGVKTCSSSDWYVTDLNIAMSLHALINHHEPTERLSPQQAIRSYTENNAWLSHEEKLRGSLREGMIADISVTDTDFTQPFDWQQARVTHVIRSGNTVYED
- a CDS encoding biopolymer transporter ExbD gives rise to the protein MKLGISGKKISSTVLISMTDVIFLLLIFLLIASNFAAQTGLPFKLPGSTSQQRQTPQVLHVQYQNDNRIDFMDGSYTIQTLGEALKNQFKSSDQVVRLSAQKDTPLQNIVSLMDIIREAGFERIFVATEPVNK
- a CDS encoding Omp28-related outer membrane protein, with amino-acid sequence MKTRLFTLFLILFAAPFLNAFPRQHVVVELFTATSCTGCPGAAWAVDDLMENGHPVAPVKLHVRDGFQSPTNDERYDYYEVSGTPTAFFDGLNPINISSSGISLYPEFLYNVNSRLLVPSHYSLAALGEVEDNICSFSVQIVKEEPDVNSNVVLHLSLTETAIPFYWGPDQTEVNFVSRMMVPGHQGTPVAVENLAVGESMQKHYSIELKEEWNQENMAVVVWLQNVDTKEILQGARFTLNELSQLKTPKPTASLQNGELRLHWAPVPFATSYAIWQSDNPEGPFTNSIWVTDPIYGERMGDFPRKFFRIQALRDEPDN
- a CDS encoding glutamate--tRNA ligase, with the translated sequence MNPIRVRFAPSPTGYLHIGGLRTALYDFLFARHNGGSFILRIEDTDRSRYVEGAVENLIDSLRSLDLQIDEGPGIGGDFGPYVQSERLELYQREITRLLDSGHAYHCFCSSETLAQMREEQQKRGEFVKYDRRCLALSKEEVDEKLRLGLPHVVRLKMPDNHVFRFNDIIRGDVEMDASQSDDQVLLKSDGFPTYHLAAVVDDHYMKISHVIRGEEWLSSTPKHIWLYECLGWEAPLWVHLPLILNPDRSKLSKRMNDVSVESYLQKGYLKEALLNFVALLGWHSADDRETYSLQELSREFTLERVSKSGAVFDLTKLDWMNAWYLRNMPLTELVTRCLPWFEKAGMPDIERAKLFLIVAAARERCTLLPEIPEYAKMFVSPQPLPAEDLEILKTEDSKRVLDWFLANLPESDTLAEDELNSIVKLGMEKLGLKGKAYYTPLRLALIHQKHGPDLPTTFAILGLEEARKRLKNALEN